Below is a window of Ralstonia nicotianae DNA.
GAACCAGTACGCGGCGCCGATATAGCTCGCCACCATGGGCGCCGCGCGTGCGCTCGGCGCCCGCAAGATCACCAGCAGCAGGCCCGCCGTTGCCACGGCCTCGGCAATCCATTGCCCCGCACCGCCGCGCACCTTGGTGGACCACTGCATGATGGGCAGGTCGAACATGGCATGCGCCAGCCATGCGCCCAGCACCGCTCCCGCCAGCTGGGCACCGATGTACCCGACCAGCACAGCGCCCGGCAACTCGCCCCGCACCGCCATCACCGCGCTCACCACCGGATTGAAATGCCCGCCACTGAGCGGACCAAAAACCTCGATCAGCACATACAGGCCACCGACCGTGGCCGCCGTATTGGCGAGCAGCGCCACCGCGGCATTGCCGCCCGCCAGCCGCTCGGCCATGATGCCGGAGCCGATGACGACGGCCAGCAACAACGCGGTCCCCAAGGCTTCAGCAAGCAGGCGCGGGCGCAGGTCGGTCATCGCGTTCAGTTCTGCGCGATGCGATCGAGGCATGCCTGCAGCTCGGCATTGCCCAGCGTGTCGAGCGGCTGCATCAGCAGTTGCAGCATGCGGTAGCCAATGGCCTGGCGTGTCAGTTCAAAGGCTTGGCGTTTGCCCTCGTCTGCGCCGGACGCATGGGACGGGTCGGCATAACCCCAGTGCACCTTGACCGGGCTGCCCGGCCAGTAAGGACACGGCTCGGCGGCGGCGCTGTCGCAGACGGTGATGACGATGCGCATCTGCGGCGCGCCGTCGGCAACGAACTCGTCCCAGCTCTTGCTGCGATACCCCGTGGTGTCGACGCCGGCGTTGGCAAGCACCTCCAGCGCAAACGGGTTCAGGCGACCGCTGGGTGCGCTGCCGGCGCTGTAGGCACGCACATCCTTGCCGAGTCTGCGCGCCCAGTGGTTCAGCATGCCCTCGCTCAGCACGCTGCGCGCAGAGTTGTGGGTGCAGAGGATCAGGACATTGGTGGTCATGCGGGCTCGGCGGCGAACCGCTGGGAATAGAAGGCAATGCGCTTGCCGAGATCGTCAACGAGGACATGTACAAGGAAGCGCTTCATGGGTATCTCCGTCAGCATTTGCAGCCGGCGGCGCTGAATTCCGGGCAAGCCTCGCCCTGGCAGCAGTTCTCGGTCAGGAAACCCAGCAGGCCGTTCATATGGTCGAACGCGGCGCGGTAGATCAGGTGACGGCCATCTCGCTCCTGCGTCACAAGTGCTGCATTCATCAGTTCCTTGAGGTGGAACGACAGCGTCGCGCCGGGCACGTCGAGCTGCTCGGCGATGGCGCCGGGCGTCAGTCCCGCCGGGCCGGCCACCACCAGCATCCGGAAGACCCTCAGACGCAGGCTGTGAGCAAGGGCGGCGAGGGAACGAATGGCATCAGTTTCTTCCATATTTCCAATATACTCAAATTATCCGGAGCAGACAAGGCATGCGAGAAGCTCGACAGCGGGGCAAGCAACCGCTTCCGGTCATCCCAGGCTGCCCCCCTTTCTTGCGTTCACGCCGCCTCGCAGATCGGCGAGGCATCTTTTCCCACCCGACCCACCCTCACGCCAATCCCCTCGCCCGACCCTTACCACCCGCTTGCCCCGACACCCGCGACGCAACCCCGGCTTCGCCCCCGGCCCCATCCATTCGCAGCCCCCAAGCAGCAAGACCCTCATCCACCGCTGAGAATCCACGCCTTTCTTCGCAACCCGGAACCCTCACGACATGGATGCAGGCCGAATCCCCCCATCGTTTGTACCGCCCGCAACGCTATCCCCCGATGCCACCGCCGGCGACCACACCATCCAGACGCAGAACGAGC
It encodes the following:
- a CDS encoding ArsR/SmtB family transcription factor — encoded protein: MEETDAIRSLAALAHSLRLRVFRMLVVAGPAGLTPGAIAEQLDVPGATLSFHLKELMNAALVTQERDGRHLIYRAAFDHMNGLLGFLTENCCQGEACPEFSAAGCKC
- a CDS encoding arsenate reductase ArsC; amino-acid sequence: MTTNVLILCTHNSARSVLSEGMLNHWARRLGKDVRAYSAGSAPSGRLNPFALEVLANAGVDTTGYRSKSWDEFVADGAPQMRIVITVCDSAAAEPCPYWPGSPVKVHWGYADPSHASGADEGKRQAFELTRQAIGYRMLQLLMQPLDTLGNAELQACLDRIAQN
- a CDS encoding aquaporin — its product is MTDLRPRLLAEALGTALLLAVVIGSGIMAERLAGGNAAVALLANTAATVGGLYVLIEVFGPLSGGHFNPVVSAVMAVRGELPGAVLVGYIGAQLAGAVLGAWLAHAMFDLPIMQWSTKVRGGAGQWIAEAVATAGLLLVILRAPSARAAPMVASYIGAAYWFTASTSFANPAAAVGRMLSNSFAGIAPSSVPAFVISQCVGAALGLMLHRLLEPRPTRRNR